In Meiothermus ruber DSM 1279, the following proteins share a genomic window:
- a CDS encoding RelA/SpoT family protein, giving the protein MTEPTQPTAAPPSPTTHSAVEALWQRLEPYLHYLNDAAKAQVREALEFAYRAHEGQQRKSGEPYIVHPVAVAQILAELGLDVETLLAGLLHDTIEDTEVRPEDIEERFGAAVRKIVEGETKVSKLYKLAHAAQEDKHAEGKHAEDLRQMFIAMAEDVRIIIVKLADRLHNLRTLEFMPPHKQQRIARETLEIYAPLAHRLGIGQVKLELEDLSFRYLDPENYQALERRLKSHRAEREAAVQAAKEKLEQALARDFILKQSIKKFEVTGRTKHLFSIWKKMEREGKTIEQIYDLLALRVILDPRQGPDPEENSLREKQVCYHVLGLVHALWQPIPGRVKDYIAVPKPNGYQSLHTTVIAVNGLPLEVQIRTREMHRVAEFGVAAHWLYKEGVTDPEDLRRRVGWLKSIQDWQQEYSSSRDFVEAVTKELLGDRVFVFTPKGKIINLPKGSSPVDFAYHIHTEVGHHMVGAKVNGRIVPLSYELQNGEIVEILTAKTAHPSKDWIDYAKTRSAKQKIRMYFRAFERAETLEKGMRMLEKYFKRRGLPRPLESQLEEVGRKLIKSSSPEDLYAAIATGRVAPQQIARILVPRTESAAARPKPVKNTLGIRLESNLNVPIKLASCCEPAKGDTILGYITRGRGVTIHKAGCPNMRRLMEHDPGRVVPAYWEGLGRVMQLEVLADDRAGLLRDIMDAIAWMGKSAMGVNSSPTSPLSSLFRISTRIDLSEGEQKALDERLRNVPNVRSVRWSQVL; this is encoded by the coding sequence AGGCCTTGTGGCAGCGGCTCGAGCCCTATCTTCACTACCTGAACGATGCCGCCAAGGCCCAGGTGCGGGAAGCCCTCGAGTTCGCCTACCGTGCTCACGAAGGCCAGCAACGCAAGAGCGGCGAGCCCTACATCGTTCACCCGGTCGCAGTTGCGCAAATCCTGGCTGAGCTGGGCCTGGATGTCGAGACCCTGCTGGCTGGACTCCTGCACGACACCATCGAGGACACCGAGGTTCGGCCCGAGGATATTGAAGAGCGCTTTGGGGCCGCGGTACGAAAAATTGTGGAGGGCGAGACCAAGGTCTCCAAGCTCTACAAGCTGGCCCATGCCGCCCAGGAAGATAAGCACGCCGAGGGAAAGCACGCCGAGGACCTGCGCCAGATGTTTATCGCCATGGCCGAGGACGTGCGGATCATCATTGTCAAGCTGGCCGACCGGCTGCACAACCTGCGCACCCTGGAGTTTATGCCCCCCCACAAACAGCAGCGCATCGCCCGCGAAACCCTGGAGATTTATGCCCCGTTGGCGCACCGGCTGGGGATTGGGCAGGTCAAGCTCGAGCTCGAAGACCTCTCCTTCCGCTACCTCGACCCCGAGAACTACCAGGCCCTCGAGCGCCGTCTCAAAAGCCACCGGGCCGAGCGGGAAGCCGCGGTGCAAGCAGCCAAGGAAAAGCTCGAGCAGGCCCTGGCCCGCGACTTCATCCTCAAGCAGTCCATCAAAAAATTCGAGGTCACCGGCCGCACCAAACACCTGTTCTCCATCTGGAAAAAGATGGAGCGGGAGGGCAAAACCATCGAACAGATCTACGATCTGCTGGCCTTGCGGGTGATCCTGGATCCGCGCCAGGGGCCGGATCCCGAGGAAAACAGCTTGCGTGAGAAGCAGGTCTGCTATCACGTGCTGGGCCTGGTGCATGCCCTGTGGCAGCCCATCCCGGGCCGGGTCAAGGACTACATCGCGGTGCCCAAGCCCAACGGCTATCAGTCGCTGCACACCACCGTCATCGCCGTGAACGGGCTGCCGCTGGAAGTGCAGATTCGCACCAGGGAGATGCACCGGGTCGCCGAGTTTGGCGTCGCCGCCCACTGGCTCTACAAGGAGGGCGTCACCGACCCCGAAGACCTCCGTCGGCGGGTGGGCTGGCTCAAAAGCATCCAGGACTGGCAGCAGGAGTACAGCAGCTCGCGTGATTTCGTCGAGGCCGTCACCAAGGAGTTGCTGGGCGACCGGGTTTTTGTCTTTACCCCCAAGGGGAAAATTATCAACCTACCCAAGGGCTCGAGCCCGGTAGACTTCGCCTACCACATTCACACCGAGGTGGGCCATCACATGGTAGGGGCCAAGGTGAATGGGCGCATCGTGCCCCTCAGCTACGAGTTGCAAAACGGCGAGATTGTGGAGATTCTCACCGCCAAGACCGCCCACCCCTCCAAAGACTGGATCGATTACGCCAAAACCCGCTCAGCCAAGCAGAAAATCCGCATGTACTTCCGGGCTTTTGAGCGGGCCGAGACCCTGGAAAAAGGCATGCGGATGCTGGAGAAGTACTTCAAGCGGCGGGGCCTGCCCCGGCCGCTGGAAAGCCAGCTCGAGGAGGTGGGGCGCAAGCTTATCAAAAGCTCGTCGCCAGAAGATCTGTACGCTGCCATTGCAACCGGGCGGGTGGCACCCCAGCAGATTGCCCGCATCCTGGTACCCAGAACCGAATCCGCTGCCGCCAGGCCCAAGCCCGTCAAGAACACCCTGGGCATCCGCCTGGAGTCCAACCTCAACGTGCCCATTAAGCTGGCTAGCTGCTGTGAGCCCGCCAAAGGCGATACCATCCTGGGGTACATCACCCGGGGGCGGGGGGTCACGATTCACAAAGCGGGCTGCCCCAACATGCGCCGGCTGATGGAGCACGACCCCGGGCGGGTTGTGCCGGCCTACTGGGAAGGGCTGGGCCGGGTGATGCAGCTCGAGGTGCTGGCCGATGACCGGGCCGGTTTGCTGCGCGACATCATGGATGCCATTGCCTGGATGGGCAAAAGCGCCATGGGCGTAAATTCGAGCCCCACCTCGCCGCTTTCTTCCCTGTTTCGCATCAGCACCCGCATCGACTTAAGCGAGGGCGAGCAAAAAGCCCTGGATGAACGCCTGCGCAACGTGCCCAACGTGCGCTCGGTGCGTTGGTCACAGGTGTTGTAG